The bacterium nucleotide sequence TCGGGCTGCCGTGCTCGATGACGAAACCGACGACGTTCTCCCGGCCCAATCGGACCGCATCGGGTGGCGACAGATCGTCGGCGACGATCACGACGTCGCCTTCGACCTCCGAAAGATGGTGCAGGTGAATGCCTCGCAAGCTACGGACGACGTAGCGGCAGACGTGACGCAGGTCTTCCTGGCGCTCGCGCAGATAGGGAGCGTCGATGGCGTCGAAGCGTGCCTGGATCTCGGTGACGGTTTCCTGCAGCGCCCACTCGGCGTTGACGTGCTCGCGCCGAATGTGCTCTTGAACGCCCTCCAGAAACGAGGTGTCGGAGAGGACCAGAGCCTGGGCATCGAAAATGCCGGCGAGCTCATCGCCCAGCTCGTCGCCAACGCGGTCACGCAAGCGACCGATCTCGAGGCGGGTGCGCTCGACCGCTTCTCGGAAACGGTCAAGCTCGGCTTCGATCTCGTTCTCCGGCAACGGGATCTGGTAGATGTCCCCGATCCGCGTGTTGATGCAGACCGCCGCACCGATGGCGATCCCTTCCGAGGCACCTATACCCTTAAACGTCTCCATCGCCTCACTACCGATCAGGAATCTTCGTCGAAGCGGTTCTCGATCAACTCGGCGACTGCATCGATCGCCTCGGATTCGTCCTCACCTTCACAGACGATCGAGATCTTGGTTCCCTGCGCGGCACCGATGGCCATGAGCCCCAGGATGCTCTTGGCATCGACTTCTTCCCCTTCCTTGATCAGCGTCACCTCACAGCCGAAGCGGCCGGCAGTGTGTACCAGTTTGGCAGCTGCTCTGGCGTGCAGGCCGAGCCGGTTGCAGATCTCGAGATCGCGCTCAGTCATCTTCGTCCTCACTCGGAGCGGGCTTGCGGTCGGCTCGCGGCAAGTTGTCGCTCGAGCAGATGCTCGAACGTGCCTTGTCGCGAATCCACTTCGTCAAGTCGCTCAAGCGCATGTCTTTGTTGAGTAGGCAGCCCAGCCGTACGACCATCGGCAGATTGACGCCGGAAATGATCTCGACCCTGCCTGGTTCGCGAAATGCCATTGCGACGTTGAATGGAGTACCTCCGAGGATGTCCGTCAAGATCAAAATCCCGTGATCGTTGTCGAGATGGGCCAGTACCCTCTTCACCTTGCGGTGTCCCTCGTCGAAGCCGTCCGACCAATCGAGCGGAAGCGCCTCGAATGCTTCGAGATTGCCTGAGATGACCCGTGCCGCCGCCAGCAGCTCTGGCGCCAGTCCGCCATGGGTCAGAATGAGCACTCCAACCATCGAAAGATCTCGCGACGCGTGTGGCCTGAAGTTGGCCGCCGACGGATTCTCGGGGCGGCCCGAGCAATACCGCGCCATAGTATCGCTGCATGCGGATCACTGCAATCGGGCAGAGGACAAAGGGCCTTGGCTCACGGGCCTCGATCGGCGTCGCGATGCCGCAACCTGACACTCCAATCCCGGCAAGTGAGGCTCGACGCCAGGCGCTCGCAGAACGCGACCGATCGATGCCGGCCGCCGGTACAGCCGATGGCGAGGGTGACATAGCTGCGATTCTCCCGCTGGTACCGCGGCAAGAGGAAGCTCAGGAGACTGTCCACCCGGTCCGTGAGCTCATGATAATCGGCCTGCCCGTCCAGGAAGTCCTGCACCGCACGGTCTCTTCCACTGAGCTCCCGGAGCCCGGGAATGAAATAGGGATTGGGCAGGAACCGGACGTCGAGGACAAGATCGCTTCCTGCTGGAATGCCGTGCTTGAACCCGAAGCTGACCAGCGAGACAGTCAGCGCTGCTTCCCGGCCTTCCGCGAACGCACGATAGATCTCGCGGCGCACGTCGTGCACCGACCACTCGCTGGTGTCGAGGATGAGATCGGCCTGGCCGCGCAGCGCCGCCAATAGCGCCCTTTCCCGGCGGATGCCGTCGATGACAGGCCGCTTCCCGAGACCGATCGGGTGGCTTCGCCGAGTTTCCGAATAGCGCCGGAGCAGCGCTTCCTCGGTGGCTTCGAGAAAAACGACGGTGAGCTCGAAACGCCCGCGGTCGATCTTCTCGAGCAGCTCCGGGAGCACTTCGGCAGAACCCGGCGCGCGGACGTCGGTGACTACGGCGATCAGGCGGCGGTCACCGACCTGGGACAGCGGATCGGCCAGAAAAGTGCGCAGCAGGGGCAACGGCAGGTTGTCTACGCAGTAATATCCGATGTCCTCCAACGCGTTCGCGGCGGTGCTCTTTCCCGAACCGGAGAGCCCACTGATCACCAGTAGTCGTGGTCTCCCCTGCCCGTCTTGCTCAACGCTGGCTTCGCTGCTCAATCTTCGCCTCGAGCTGCAGCGCGAACTCACGCGCCGAGTCATGACCCTGGAGTTTCAGGACGTGATTGCGGGCAGCGATCTCCACCAGGCTGGCAAGATTGCGCCCAGTGGCAACCGGCATGCGAATATAGGGCACGGGCGTCTCCAGAATCGTGTAGACGGATTCATCGAGCCCCAGTCGGTCATAGACCTTGTCTTTCTCCCAGGGCTCGAGCTCGACCACCAGATCAATGGTCTTGCGATCACGAACCGCCGCCAGGCCGAAGAGATCCTTGACGTTGATGATTCCGAGCCCACGAAGCTCCATGTGGTGCTTCGCCGGCTCCTCGCTGTAGCCGATGAGATCGCCACTCGGATAGCGGCGAATGGTGACCCGGTCGTCGGCTACCAGGCTGTGACCACGTCGAATCAGATCGAGGGCCGACTCACTCTTGCCGACGCCGCTCTTGCCGGTCATGAGAACACCGAGGCCGTGGATGTCCATCAAGACAGCGTGGAGATGCGTGACCGGAACGAGGTGATCCTCGAGGAAGAAGCTCAGACGTTTGATGACCGTCGAAGACAGCGACGTCGAGCCGAGGATCGGTACCCTCCTCTCCCGACAGAGCTGATGAAAGGTCGGAAACGGCTCGATACCCTTGGTGATGACGAAAACCGGTACCGGTAGGTCGACGATCTTCCGGAAGCGCCGCCGCCTCGCCTCCGGCGCCAGCGTCTTCAGGTACTCTGTTTCGCTCTCCCCGATGATCTGTACCCTGCCCGGTTTGATGTAGGCATAGTATCCAGCGAACGCGAGGCCGGGCTTCTGCACCCTGGGATGAGTGATGCGATGGTCGAGATGAACATCGCCGCACAGTACTCTGAGGTGAAGATCGGAAAGCTCGGCTCCCAACAGCTCCGTGACTTCGACGAAGGTCGTGTCAGGCAACTCAGATCTCCTCGCTCAGCAAGCTGAAGATCGAGGACGGATCCCTGGTCTCGAGCATCCTTTCGACGTGGCGGCCGGCCTTGATCCATTTCGAGATGGCGGCGAGGCAGTGCAGGTGCGCAGCCGGTTGGTCTTCAGGCGAAACCACCAGAAAAACGAGCTGCACCGGCTGGTCGTCGATGGCGCTGAAGTCGACCCCCTCGGGCAGGAGAGCCACGGCGACCACGACTTGATCGATGCTCGACATCTTGCAGTGCGGCACGGCGACGCCTGCACCGATCCCCGTCGATCCCAGCTGCTCCCGTTCCCAGAGCCTCTCGTAGAGCTCCTCGACGTCGCCCAAACGCCCCGTATCGACGATGCGCTCGGCCAGAGCGCGCAGCAAGGTCGGCCGATCCAGACACGCGAGATCGGAGAAGACCAGTTTCGGATCGAGCAGGGAATCCAGGTTCATCAGAAATCTGGAGCGATGAGACCGTAGTTCGCATCCTTGCGACGGTAGATCACACTCACCCGATCCGTGCTCGAGTCGCGAAAGACGAAGAACTCGTTCTTCGAGTGGTCGAGCTCGAGCACCGCCTCGTCGATCGTCATAGGTTTGATCGGAAGCCGGCTGGTCTTGATGATCCGCGGCTGAGCGCCATCGCCGACGCTCGCCGCTTCGAGCACCTCCATCGGCCAATGATGTCCGCCGTCCTGGCGCTGGGCCCGGCGCCGCTTGTCCATGAACTTCTTGCGGGACCTGCGCGCCTGTTTCTCGATCTTCTCGACTCCGGCGTTGATCGCCTCGCGCATGTGCTCCGACTCCTCCGTCGCCTGAAACACGCCGTGCCGATGCGTCACGTGGAACTCAGCGATCTGGCGCCGTTTCTCGATCTCCAGAATGACGTGGACATCCACCGGCTCGTCGAGGAACTTGGCGAGCTTCACCAATCTGCGCTCGGCGTACTGTCTGACTCGCTCTCCCAGGTGATAGTGCCGCCCGGTGAACTCGATCTTCATCCGCTCTCTCTCCTAGGTGTGAAAACGCGTGGCCCGTGGCCCGTGGCGCTTCGTTAGAAAATCTGCTTGCGCTCGGTCGAGGAGGGAATCCCCAATTCGTCGCGGTACTTGGCTACCGTGCGACGAGCGATATGGATGCCCTCGCGGTTCAGGATTCGCATCAGCCCGCTGTCGGACAGCGGCTTCTTCGGGTCTTCGGCCTGAATGAAATGCTGGATCTTCCGTTTCACAGTCAACGAAGAGATATCTCCGCCGTAATCGCGATCGATGCCGCTATGGAAGAAGAACTTCATCGGTAGAAGTCCTCGTGGCGTATGCATGTACTTGTTCGATACGACGCGACTGACCGTCGATTCATGCATCTCGATATCTTCCGCCACATCGCGCAACACCAGGGGGCGCAGATGCTCGACACCGTGATCGAAGAATGCGCGCTGGTGCTTCACGATCGAGGTCGAGACCTTGTAGATCGTCCGCTGGCGTTGATCCAGGCTCTTGATCAGCCATACCGCGGAACGCATCTTGTCCTTGATGAACTGCTGGGCGTCGGCTTCGGATTTCTGCTGGCGCATGGCCTGGAGCATTTTGCGGTAGGCACCGCTGACCCGCAAGCGCGGCAGGCCATTGTCGTTGAGTTGAACGACGTAGGCGTCCCCGACCTTGACGATGTGCACATCCGGTTCCACGTAGTGAGTGCGGTCGGTAGAGAACTTGCGCCCCGGCCGCGTATCCAGCCGGCTGATGCTCTCGACCGCGGGCTTGAGGTCGCTCAAAGGCAGGTCCAGCGATTTGGCGATAGCTTCGAACTTGCGGCGCGTGAACTCTTGCCATTTCTCCGTCACCAGATAGCGAGCCAGTGAGTCCTCCGGCTCTCCCTGGGCGTCGAGCTGCCGTAGCAGGCTCTCCTGCAGGCTGCTGCAGGCCACGCCCGGTGGATCGAGATTGCGGACGAGCTCGAGGGCCTGCTCGACGTCGTTCAGGCGATAGCCGACCCCGTCGCTCTGGCACCGGGGTGAGCCATCGTCGAAGCCGTCAGCGCCCATCGCCTGAATCTCTTCCATCGTCGCGACCAGAAAGCCGTCCGGGTCGAGATTGCCGATGATCGCCTCGGCGATCTCCCTCGTCAGCTCCGGCACCGACATCATGTGGAGTTGCCACAGCAGGTAGTCGTAGAGATCGTCCTCGCGGGTCAGAGTATTCTCGAGCGGCGGGCCCTGCCGCTCCTCGAAGACGGACGACTGGCCCGAGCCTTCCCAACTTTCCGCGTAATCACTGAAGTAGGCCTCGAGGTCGATGTCGGAGAGCGCTTCCGCCTCCTCCTCGGTCTCGCTCTCCTCGGGGTCAGGTGTCTCCTCCTCGGCCTCGTTCTCTTCGAGTACCGGATTCTCCACCAGCTCCTGGGTCAGTACCCCTTCGAGCTCCAACCGCGTCATCTGCAGCAGCTTGATCGCCTGCTGCAGTGACGGCGTCATCACCAGCTTCTGAGCCAGCTTCAGGGAGAGTTTCTGCTCTAGCGCCATGGCTTACAGACTGAATCCTTCGCCCAGGTAGATCTTCCTCACCTGCGGATCGGCGGAAAGCTCCGCGGGAGAGCCGGTACGGAGTATCTCGCCGTTGTTGATGATATAGGCGCGGTCGGTGATCTTCAAAGTCTCCCGCACGTTGTGGTCGGTGATCAGGACCCCGATGCCCATCTCTTTGAGGTGTTTGATGATCGACTGGATGTCGAGCACCGCGATCGGATCGATTCCGGCGAACGGTTCATCGAGAAGAATGAATAGGGGGTCGATGGTCAGCGCGCGTGCGATCTCGACCCGCCTTCGCTCGCCGCCGGAGAGAGCGTATCCCGGACTCTTGCGTACGGTTTCGAGGCCGAACTCGCGAACCAGGAGCTGCGCGCGCCGGACGCGCTCGGTCCGCGGCAGGTCCAGGGTCTCGAAGATCGCCAGGAGATTCCCCTCCACCGTCATCTTGCGGAAGATCGAAGCCTCCTGTGGCAGGTAGCTGATGCCGCGCTTGGCGCGCAGGTACATCGGCAAGGCAGTGATGTCAGTCTCGCCCAGGATGACTTCGCCTCGATCTGGTGGCGTCAAGCCGACGACCATGTAGAACGTCGTGGTCTTGCCCGCCCCGTTGGGGCCGAGCAGCCCCACGATCTCTCCCTGCTCCACCGAGATCGACACGTCGTTGACCACCGCTCGACCCCGGTAGACTTTGCGCAAGCCGCGCGTAGCCAGGCGGGCCACCGTCATTTCGAGCCTGCAACTGGAGAGGGCTGCGCCCGCGCCCGGCTGTGAATCTGAACGGTGCCCGCCACGAGGTCGTAGAGCAGGTACCTGCCTTCCAGGCGATTGTTCTGCGAATCGATCAAGCGCACCGTATCGCCGAACACCTCGACCCGTTCGGAGTCGAGGGAATAGACCGCGGTGTCCCCTAGAACCTGGCGATTGTTCGCCGGATCATCCAACCGAACGTCCTCGCGGCAGATCATCCGCTTTGCTTCGTGGCCTGA carries:
- a CDS encoding PTS sugar transporter subunit IIA → MVGVLILTHGGLAPELLAAARVISGNLEAFEALPLDWSDGFDEGHRKVKRVLAHLDNDHGILILTDILGGTPFNVAMAFREPGRVEIISGVNLPMVVRLGCLLNKDMRLSDLTKWIRDKARSSICSSDNLPRADRKPAPSEDEDD
- the rpoN gene encoding RNA polymerase factor sigma-54, giving the protein MALEQKLSLKLAQKLVMTPSLQQAIKLLQMTRLELEGVLTQELVENPVLEENEAEEETPDPEESETEEEAEALSDIDLEAYFSDYAESWEGSGQSSVFEERQGPPLENTLTREDDLYDYLLWQLHMMSVPELTREIAEAIIGNLDPDGFLVATMEEIQAMGADGFDDGSPRCQSDGVGYRLNDVEQALELVRNLDPPGVACSSLQESLLRQLDAQGEPEDSLARYLVTEKWQEFTRRKFEAIAKSLDLPLSDLKPAVESISRLDTRPGRKFSTDRTHYVEPDVHIVKVGDAYVVQLNDNGLPRLRVSGAYRKMLQAMRQQKSEADAQQFIKDKMRSAVWLIKSLDQRQRTIYKVSTSIVKHQRAFFDHGVEHLRPLVLRDVAEDIEMHESTVSRVVSNKYMHTPRGLLPMKFFFHSGIDRDYGGDISSLTVKRKIQHFIQAEDPKKPLSDSGLMRILNREGIHIARRTVAKYRDELGIPSSTERKQIF
- the hprK gene encoding HPr(Ser) kinase/phosphatase; translated protein: MPDTTFVEVTELLGAELSDLHLRVLCGDVHLDHRITHPRVQKPGLAFAGYYAYIKPGRVQIIGESETEYLKTLAPEARRRRFRKIVDLPVPVFVITKGIEPFPTFHQLCRERRVPILGSTSLSSTVIKRLSFFLEDHLVPVTHLHAVLMDIHGLGVLMTGKSGVGKSESALDLIRRGHSLVADDRVTIRRYPSGDLIGYSEEPAKHHMELRGLGIINVKDLFGLAAVRDRKTIDLVVELEPWEKDKVYDRLGLDESVYTILETPVPYIRMPVATGRNLASLVEIAARNHVLKLQGHDSAREFALQLEAKIEQRSQR
- the rapZ gene encoding RNase adapter RapZ, with the protein product MSSEASVEQDGQGRPRLLVISGLSGSGKSTAANALEDIGYYCVDNLPLPLLRTFLADPLSQVGDRRLIAVVTDVRAPGSAEVLPELLEKIDRGRFELTVVFLEATEEALLRRYSETRRSHPIGLGKRPVIDGIRRERALLAALRGQADLILDTSEWSVHDVRREIYRAFAEGREAALTVSLVSFGFKHGIPAGSDLVLDVRFLPNPYFIPGLRELSGRDRAVQDFLDGQADYHELTDRVDSLLSFLLPRYQRENRSYVTLAIGCTGGRHRSVAFCERLASSLTCRDWSVRLRHRDADRGP
- a CDS encoding PTS sugar transporter subunit IIA produces the protein MNLDSLLDPKLVFSDLACLDRPTLLRALAERIVDTGRLGDVEELYERLWEREQLGSTGIGAGVAVPHCKMSSIDQVVVAVALLPEGVDFSAIDDQPVQLVFLVVSPEDQPAAHLHCLAAISKWIKAGRHVERMLETRDPSSIFSLLSEEI
- the raiA gene encoding ribosome-associated translation inhibitor RaiA, producing the protein MKIEFTGRHYHLGERVRQYAERRLVKLAKFLDEPVDVHVILEIEKRRQIAEFHVTHRHGVFQATEESEHMREAINAGVEKIEKQARRSRKKFMDKRRRAQRQDGGHHWPMEVLEAASVGDGAQPRIIKTSRLPIKPMTIDEAVLELDHSKNEFFVFRDSSTDRVSVIYRRKDANYGLIAPDF
- a CDS encoding HPr family phosphocarrier protein, which translates into the protein MTERDLEICNRLGLHARAAAKLVHTAGRFGCEVTLIKEGEEVDAKSILGLMAIGAAQGTKISIVCEGEDESEAIDAVAELIENRFDEDS
- the lptB gene encoding LPS export ABC transporter ATP-binding protein; translated protein: MTVARLATRGLRKVYRGRAVVNDVSISVEQGEIVGLLGPNGAGKTTTFYMVVGLTPPDRGEVILGETDITALPMYLRAKRGISYLPQEASIFRKMTVEGNLLAIFETLDLPRTERVRRAQLLVREFGLETVRKSPGYALSGGERRRVEIARALTIDPLFILLDEPFAGIDPIAVLDIQSIIKHLKEMGIGVLITDHNVRETLKITDRAYIINNGEILRTGSPAELSADPQVRKIYLGEGFSL